CCAAAGCACCGCGTGCACGCAGTGCTTCCTCGGTGCTGATGCCTGACGTGACGATCAGAACATCGTCCCCCAGCGCCAGCTCGCGCATCTTGCCGACTTCAATCGGCGTATCGAACAGGCGCGGCACGGAGCCACGCAGCACGCGACAATAGACCGGGCCGTCAATGCTATCGGCAGCCTCGCAGATCGATTCCACCTCGGTGGCATCGCCGGTTTCCAGAATCGTCATGTTGGGGATCGAACGCATCACCGAGATGTCTTCAATCGCTTGGTGGGTCATGCCACCAGGCGTCGTGACGCCGGGCAGAAAACCCATCAAGCGAACCTTGCGGCGTGGATAAGCGATAGACGCCATCAACTGATCATAGGGGCGGCGATAGAGGAACACGCCGAACGTGTGCAGGAACGGGCGGAAGCCAGCCATGCCCAAACCACCGGCAAAGGAGAGCATGTTCTGCTCAGCCATACCCAGCGAGAGAAACTTATCGGGATGCTTGTCGCGGAATTTATCAATCTCGCACGACGAGGTGAGATCTGCGGACAGGCACAGCACTTCGGGGTGCGCCATCGCATAGGCTTCAAAGGCCCGCTCATAGGGGCGACTGACCATCTCCGGCATATCAGTGCGCTCCCTGGTAATCGACAGGATCAACGCCAAGGGCGCGGGCAATGTCGTGGTTCATCTCCGCGCGCTCTTCTTCGGATTTGAAGCGCACATAGTGGAGGCGAGGAAAGCGGCGTTGCAGCGTTGGCATGCCACGGAACGGCGAGGTGTTGGCGAGGATGATCAGCGGCTTGCCTTTGTGCTTTTCCTGCACGGCATCGCGCATCTCATCGAGCTTGTGACCGTCGATGGAGACGACGACAGCGCCGAAATTTTCCATCTTGGTTTTGATGTCGCCGACTTCCATCACCGAACTCATGGCGCCGTCGCACTGTTGACGATTCACATCCATGATGGCGTAGAGATTGTCGATGCCATGATGGGCGGCGCATTGAATGGCCTCCCAGGTCTGGCCTTCCTGCACCTCACCGTCGGACATAAAGACCCAGGTTTTGCCGGTCTCTTTCTTGCGCTTGCGCGCCCAGGCAAGGCCCGCTGCGGTAGAGAAACCGATGCCCAGCGTGCCATTGTGCACCTCCATGCCGGGCGAGTGTTCTGCGCCGATCATTTCAACCGAGGATCCATCCTTGTTGAACATCTCAAGGCCTTCCGGCGCCATGCGGCCGACCTCAATCAGGGTGGCGTAAGCGACCAGCGCATAGTGGGCAGGGGCGATGAAAAGCCGATCCAGATCGCTGCGCTCTGGGCCATTGTAACCAGCGCCGGTGTGATAGGTGGGATTGTCAGCCGACGGCACACCGCCAAAGGGTTTGGGGATCATTGGCAGCGTTGGCGCACCAAGCTCCAACTGCTCATTGTAGAGCCACGACAATTGCTCAGCGGCGGAGCAGGCTTGGCTCAGATACCCACCATTGTTGCGCATCGCGTGCTCGAACACGCGACGGCGAATGCCAAGCGCAATCTCTTCGGTGGTTTTTGCGTTCCGACGGATCATGGCCATCGTCACCTTTCCTTAGGGAACTCGTTGAGCAACATTTGCATAAGTCAAATGAACTGACAATTGTCAAAATGCCGTTTGGGGCATCTTTTGACATAACAAGGGGGCCAAGTTGGCCCCCATGCAATCGCTTTGGCTGGTCAGCCTTAACGTGGCGGCAGCGGCATCCAGTCGGTCATCGCCACATCAGCGTGCTGGAACTGCGGCATGGCCGAGGAGAGATCCGCCATGTTGGAAATGTCAGCCTCATTGAGGAAATCCTGGGTGATGAGGGTCGGTGGGACGACCACCTGAGCACCCGGATCGCCACCGGCCAGCATGATGGCCAGCGCGCGCACCGACACTTCGCCAACAACAGCGGGGTTGGTGGCAACGGTTGCCTTCCACGGGCTGCCAGGTTCCCGCATGACGGCGATATCGGCGGTGGAAACGTCGGCAGAGTAGATCGAAACATCTGAGGACATGCCAGCCTCGTTCACCGCAATCACCACGCCTTTGGCGAACTCGTCATAGGGTGCAAACACCACATTGATGTTGGGGTTGGCCTGCAGCACCGAGCGCGCCTGGTTGGCGTTGGAGTTGGCGATCGGATTGTCCAAGGTGCCGAAGCGGGCAACCTCATTGATGCCTGGGTTTTCCTCACGCACTTCCTGCCAAGCAACATCACGACGATCGAGCGGCGCGATGCCGGGCACGTAGACGTAGCCTGCAGTCCACTCGGTGCCATTGTCTTCAATCGCCTGATCCAGCGCCATGCGGCCAAGCAGATAATCGGACTGCTCGATCTGCGGGATGGATTCATTTTCCACGTTAACATCGAAGGCGACAACACGAATGCCTGCATCGACGGCACGTTGGGCAGCCTCACGCATCGACTCTGTCAAACCATGCTGGATGATGATGCCGTCCACACCAAGCGCGATGGCTTGGTCGACCATGTCGGCCTGCAACGCCGCATCCTGACGGCTGTCAAAGACACGTAGATCGACGCCGAGCGCTTCGGATTGGGCCTCAACGCCTGCCAGATAGGCCTGGAAGAAATCACCGGTGGAGAGATACCGCACCAGTGCGATTTGCACGTCGCCAGCATTGTCAAACGGGGCAGGCATGTCCTGGGCGAGCGCAGCGCCGGTCATGCCGGTGGAGGCGACAAGCGCGCCGGCCACCATTTTCATGAAAGTTCGTTTTGTGCCGATCATTGGAGTTTCTCCCTTTTCAAGTTCGGTCTTTTTGCGGGTGTATGACCCGGTTCGAGCAAGCGCGCATGCGCGCTTGCTCTGTTTCTTTGTCTGACGCGCCATTGTTCCGAAAACCGGTTCCCACTTTTCAGATGGCGCTTAATGCCCCCCGCCACGCTTGCGCGTGGAAAGGGCAAAGGTGAACATGAGCGCGACGACAAGGACGCCGCCTTTGACGAAATCCTGGGTGTAGTAAGGCGCGTTCATCATGGTGAGGCCTTGCAACAAAACGCCGACGAACAGCGCACCAATGGCCGTGCCGAAGGCGTTGGGTTTGGCAGCGCCGAGCACAGCAAAACCGATCAAGGCGGCCGCCACACTGTCGAGCAGCAGATTGTTGCCAGAGGCGATGTCGCCACGCCCGAGACGAGCGGCCAGCAAGATACCTCCGATGGAGGCCATGACGCCGGAGATCATGTAAGCAGTGATCTTGTAGCGATTAACATTGGTGCCAGCGAGCGCGGTGGCGCGCTCATTGGAGCCGATGGCGTACATCAGGCGGCCATGACGGGTAAGTTCCAAAAACACCCAGACCAGGAGTCCGACGATCAGAAATACGATCACCGGTACCGGGATCAAATCTTCCAGCACGAAGTCAAACCGGTGCCGGCCCAGCCAAAGGAAAGCGGGCGAAAAGACGCCTTCAGCCACGTCGCCACCCGGCAAGGTCATGCCGGTGGAAATGGAGCGCCCCTCGGTCGGGATGCGCTGTAAGCCGATTAGCAGGAACATCATGCCAAGCGT
The DNA window shown above is from Hyphomicrobiales bacterium and carries:
- a CDS encoding ABC transporter permease, whose translation is MTTDTQTSQPDTAKPLPPSVDRSQTLVNLAIRYGFLCLLLGLIVFFSLATNGFAGPRSAAFIFQSVAITGILALGVTCTLVVGGFDLSIGSVATSALMLSAYMMVVLEQSAFVAVLACLMMGAFVGLINGLLIVKMRVPDLLATLGMMFLLIGLQRIPTEGRSISTGMTLPGGDVAEGVFSPAFLWLGRHRFDFVLEDLIPVPVIVFLIVGLLVWVFLELTRHGRLMYAIGSNERATALAGTNVNRYKITAYMISGVMASIGGILLAARLGRGDIASGNNLLLDSVAAALIGFAVLGAAKPNAFGTAIGALFVGVLLQGLTMMNAPYYTQDFVKGGVLVVALMFTFALSTRKRGGGH
- a CDS encoding substrate-binding domain-containing protein, with product MIGTKRTFMKMVAGALVASTGMTGAALAQDMPAPFDNAGDVQIALVRYLSTGDFFQAYLAGVEAQSEALGVDLRVFDSRQDAALQADMVDQAIALGVDGIIIQHGLTESMREAAQRAVDAGIRVVAFDVNVENESIPQIEQSDYLLGRMALDQAIEDNGTEWTAGYVYVPGIAPLDRRDVAWQEVREENPGINEVARFGTLDNPIANSNANQARSVLQANPNINVVFAPYDEFAKGVVIAVNEAGMSSDVSIYSADVSTADIAVMREPGSPWKATVATNPAVVGEVSVRALAIMLAGGDPGAQVVVPPTLITQDFLNEADISNMADLSSAMPQFQHADVAMTDWMPLPPR
- a CDS encoding transketolase; protein product: MIRRNAKTTEEIALGIRRRVFEHAMRNNGGYLSQACSAAEQLSWLYNEQLELGAPTLPMIPKPFGGVPSADNPTYHTGAGYNGPERSDLDRLFIAPAHYALVAYATLIEVGRMAPEGLEMFNKDGSSVEMIGAEHSPGMEVHNGTLGIGFSTAAGLAWARKRKKETGKTWVFMSDGEVQEGQTWEAIQCAAHHGIDNLYAIMDVNRQQCDGAMSSVMEVGDIKTKMENFGAVVVSIDGHKLDEMRDAVQEKHKGKPLIILANTSPFRGMPTLQRRFPRLHYVRFKSEEERAEMNHDIARALGVDPVDYQGAH
- a CDS encoding transketolase, with the translated sequence MPEMVSRPYERAFEAYAMAHPEVLCLSADLTSSCEIDKFRDKHPDKFLSLGMAEQNMLSFAGGLGMAGFRPFLHTFGVFLYRRPYDQLMASIAYPRRKVRLMGFLPGVTTPGGMTHQAIEDISVMRSIPNMTILETGDATEVESICEAADSIDGPVYCRVLRGSVPRLFDTPIEVGKMRELALGDDVLIVTSGISTEEALRARGALEEKGVSVRHLHLNTIKPFDAKAMLDHIQSVKGGVVTLENHVTEGGIGSLLAEIMADNGVGKRLVRLGLKDTYAHGGSRGYLMKYYGLDATALVAGVEDLLGAELGITEDDLTTARVDAVHSTVKAEGL